The nucleotide sequence ACCTACACCGCATTCGGAACCATTGGCACGGTTAGCGCACCCAGCCTGCTTGGCCGCACCACCACACACGAAGTAGGCCACTGGATGGGCCTCTACCACATTTGGGGCGACGACAGCGACTGCACCACCGGCAGCGATTCAATTTACGATACGCCCAACGCCACATCGGCCTCACAAAGCGATTGCCAGACCACACGCAACAGCTGCAGCAACGAAGATGCCTGGTGGGGCGTGGTTGATCCGCCGGATATGGTGCAGAATTACATGGACTACTCGCACGATTCGTGCATGGCCATGTTTACAAAAGGACAGAAAGTGCGCATGCATTCCTTCCTTTATGGCGATGCGCGCCGCTTTGCACTGTTCAGCTCACCCGCCGGCTGCGCGCCGCAGGGTGTGCACGAACACCAGCTGGCCGATTATTTCAGCATTTACCCCAACCCTGCCGAGGGTGTGGTTAATGTATCCTACTTCGGCAACGAAAATGCGCAAATGACCATTGAAGTGCTCGACCTGAATGGTCGCGCAGTAAAAGCATTTACTACCAGCGCCTACAGCTATACACTTGACCTGAGCGAACTGCCTGCAGGCGTGTATGCCCTGCGTTTCAGCGGCGATGCCGGTGTGGCGGTGAAACAGGTGGTAATACAATAAGGCTTTGTAATTTGCCTGCCTTGCGGCGTACCTTACTGAATCGGGTGCGCCGCTTTTTTATGTCGCGGTGATTTCTTCAAGTACAATGGCCGTAAAGCATGCTGCTCACCGGTGGCTTCGATAAAC is from Bacteroidota bacterium and encodes:
- a CDS encoding T9SS type A sorting domain-containing protein: MKKLLLSVTLLLTISALHAQQPAHCGTMDVHAQHRSNAQNLTGMMQAETAAHQWRQNHPAGATQRGTGNPVLTIPVVVHVLYKNATQNITDQQIQTQIAVLNEDFRAMNANITSLPAVFDTIAADVEVEFCLASLDPNGNPTNGITRTSTTGGTFLGYFNPFTEDAKYDSTGGKNAWPTDRYLNIWVCELFPGLLGYAQFPGDAAATDGVVITYTAFGTIGTVSAPSLLGRTTTHEVGHWMGLYHIWGDDSDCTTGSDSIYDTPNATSASQSDCQTTRNSCSNEDAWWGVVDPPDMVQNYMDYSHDSCMAMFTKGQKVRMHSFLYGDARRFALFSSPAGCAPQGVHEHQLADYFSIYPNPAEGVVNVSYFGNENAQMTIEVLDLNGRAVKAFTTSAYSYTLDLSELPAGVYALRFSGDAGVAVKQVVIQ